One part of the Sphingopyxis sp. PAMC25046 genome encodes these proteins:
- a CDS encoding 5-(carboxyamino)imidazole ribonucleotide synthase, whose product MLPPGSTIGILGGGQLGRMLGLAAAQLGYKIHIYAPDAESVAAEVTAHHSQAAWDDEPRLAAFAAACDAVTYEFENVPVDAVRFLSGHVAVRPGAAGLEIAQDRLAEKTFVAGLGGRPAPFAAVPDRAALDAALEQVGAPAILKTVRMGYDGKGQARLGTPADADAAWEAIGRHAAVLEGFVSFDHEFSVLLVRGIDGEVRFWDSPVNVHEGGILATSSLPPPQIVMGQQDEARALMAQIAEELDYVGVLTGEFFATDGGPVFNEMAPRVHNSGHWTIEGAVASQFENHIRAVAGLPLGGTATRALPVTMRNLIGADIADIPALLADENCHVHHYSKTEVRDGRKLGHATWVGASPA is encoded by the coding sequence TTGCTGCCTCCCGGTTCGACGATCGGCATCCTCGGCGGCGGCCAGCTCGGTCGCATGCTGGGCCTCGCGGCGGCGCAGCTCGGCTACAAGATCCATATCTATGCCCCCGACGCCGAAAGCGTCGCGGCCGAAGTGACCGCGCATCACAGCCAGGCGGCGTGGGATGACGAACCGCGCCTCGCGGCCTTTGCCGCCGCGTGCGACGCGGTGACTTATGAATTCGAAAATGTGCCGGTCGATGCGGTCCGTTTCCTGTCGGGGCATGTCGCGGTGCGCCCCGGCGCGGCGGGGCTCGAAATCGCGCAGGACCGGCTGGCCGAAAAGACTTTCGTCGCCGGGCTCGGCGGTCGTCCCGCGCCCTTCGCCGCGGTGCCCGACCGCGCCGCGCTCGATGCGGCGCTCGAACAGGTCGGCGCGCCCGCGATCCTCAAGACGGTGCGCATGGGATACGACGGCAAGGGACAGGCGCGGCTCGGGACGCCAGCCGATGCCGATGCGGCATGGGAGGCGATCGGCCGCCACGCGGCGGTGCTCGAAGGCTTTGTATCGTTCGACCATGAATTTTCGGTGCTGCTCGTGCGCGGCATCGACGGCGAGGTCCGATTCTGGGACTCGCCGGTCAACGTTCACGAGGGCGGCATCCTCGCCACCTCTAGCCTGCCGCCGCCGCAAATAGTCATGGGTCAGCAGGACGAGGCGCGCGCGCTGATGGCGCAGATCGCCGAAGAGCTCGACTATGTCGGCGTCCTCACCGGCGAATTTTTTGCCACCGACGGCGGTCCCGTGTTCAACGAGATGGCGCCGCGCGTCCACAACAGCGGCCATTGGACGATCGAGGGCGCGGTCGCGAGCCAGTTCGAAAATCACATCCGCGCCGTCGCGGGCCTGCCGCTCGGCGGCACCGCGACGCGGGCGCTGCCCGTCACGATGCGCAATTTGATCGGCGCCGATATCGCGGACATCCCCGCGCTGCTCGCGGACGAAAATTGCCACGTCCATCATTACAGCAAGACCGAGGTGCGCGACGGGCGCAAACTGGGTCACGCCACATGGGTTGGAGCCTCTCCCGCATGA
- the lspA gene encoding signal peptidase II translates to MSSQRSPYLRFGLIFAAVAFVLDQITKWVITVPLSLEPKGQIELTSFFNLTWAENCGISLSMFASCTDTTRWTLVAVTGIVAAAVAFWMTREQAKGDVIALAMILGGALGNIVDRVRFGYVVDFADLHFGDFRPFMIFNVADACITLGVLLLVARALLLGEKAPAADAKPSAE, encoded by the coding sequence ATGAGCAGCCAACGTTCGCCCTATCTGCGCTTCGGCCTGATCTTCGCCGCGGTCGCCTTCGTTCTCGACCAGATTACCAAATGGGTGATCACGGTTCCGCTGTCGCTCGAACCCAAGGGGCAGATTGAGCTCACCAGCTTCTTCAACCTGACCTGGGCCGAAAACTGCGGCATTTCGCTGTCGATGTTCGCGAGCTGCACCGACACGACGCGCTGGACGCTCGTCGCGGTGACCGGGATCGTCGCCGCCGCGGTCGCCTTCTGGATGACGCGCGAACAGGCGAAGGGCGATGTGATCGCGCTCGCGATGATCCTCGGCGGCGCGCTCGGCAATATCGTCGACCGCGTGCGCTTCGGCTATGTCGTCGACTTCGCCGACCTGCATTTCGGCGATTTCCGCCCCTTCATGATCTTCAACGTCGCCGATGCGTGCATCACGCTCGGCGTGCTTTTGCTGGTTGCGCGCGCGCTGCTCTTGGGCGAAAAGGCCCCAGCCGCGGACGCCAAGCCGTCCGCCGAGTAA
- the purE gene encoding 5-(carboxyamino)imidazole ribonucleotide mutase, giving the protein MGEPAPQVGVIMGSQSDWPTMAHAVQILEELGIAHEVQIVSAHRTPDRLVAYAKSAAERGLKTIIAGAGGAAHLPGMVASMTRVPVLGVPVQSAALSGVDSLYSIVQMPGGIPVATFAIGKAGATNAGLFAAALLANEDAGLADRLNGWREAQTNSVAPVPVREG; this is encoded by the coding sequence ATGGGCGAACCGGCCCCGCAAGTCGGCGTTATCATGGGCAGCCAGTCTGACTGGCCGACGATGGCGCACGCGGTCCAGATCCTCGAAGAATTGGGCATCGCGCACGAGGTGCAGATCGTCTCGGCGCACCGCACCCCCGATCGCCTCGTCGCCTATGCCAAGAGCGCGGCCGAGCGCGGTTTGAAGACGATCATCGCGGGCGCGGGCGGCGCCGCGCACCTGCCCGGCATGGTGGCGTCGATGACCCGCGTGCCGGTGCTCGGCGTCCCGGTCCAGTCGGCGGCCCTCTCCGGCGTCGACAGCCTCTATTCGATCGTCCAGATGCCCGGCGGCATCCCCGTTGCGACCTTCGCGATCGGCAAGGCGGGCGCGACCAACGCCGGCCTCTTCGCCGCGGCGTTGCTTGCGAACGAGGATGCCGGCCTCGCCGACAGGCTGAACGGCTGGCGCGAGGCGCAGACGAACAGCGTCGCGCCCGTTCCCGTGCGCGAGGGCTGA
- a CDS encoding dihydrofolate reductase, producing the protein MNRPEITLILARAANGVIGAGGKMAWHLPADLRRFKQLTMGRPMIMGRKTFDSLPAILEGRRHIVITRDPEWQDEGAEPVGTIEEALKLANAPHVMVIGGAEIYRLFLPLADRIELTEVALEPKGDASIDYPPATEWRETAREDHPADEAGRPAYSFVTLARK; encoded by the coding sequence ATGAACCGACCGGAGATTACGCTGATCCTCGCCCGCGCGGCCAATGGCGTGATCGGCGCCGGCGGCAAGATGGCGTGGCACCTGCCCGCCGACCTTCGCCGCTTCAAGCAGCTCACGATGGGCCGCCCGATGATCATGGGGCGCAAGACCTTCGATAGCCTGCCCGCGATCCTCGAAGGCCGCCGCCACATCGTCATCACGCGCGATCCCGAATGGCAGGACGAAGGCGCCGAGCCGGTCGGCACGATCGAGGAAGCGCTGAAGCTCGCCAACGCGCCGCATGTGATGGTGATCGGCGGGGCCGAAATCTACCGCCTTTTCCTCCCCCTCGCCGATCGCATCGAGCTGACCGAAGTCGCGCTGGAACCGAAAGGCGACGCGAGCATCGATTATCCCCCCGCCACCGAATGGCGCGAGACGGCGCGCGAGGACCATCCCGCCGACGAGGCCGGCCGCCCGGCGTACAGCTTCGTCACACTGGCGAGGAAATAG
- the ileS gene encoding isoleucine--tRNA ligase produces the protein MTDTPATEQRDYRDTVFLPKTDFPMKAGLPQKEPLILAKWLEANLEGQIRKARRGRDQFILHDGPPYANGDMHIGHALNHILKDMVVRTQTLKGKDAPYVPGWDCHGLPIEWKVEEQYRKKKLNKDEVPVEEFRAECRAYAQHWVDTQREQLKRLGIGGDWDHPYLTMDYAAEATIVRELLKFAANDMLYRGAKPVMWSPVEKTALAEAEIEYEDIVSTQIDVAFEIVESPIAELVGAHAVIWTTTPWTIPVNQALAYGPDVYYHLVEDAEDGSKFLIAFDLFESFRARTGRDLRILSRDSSGDVADDLRDITKKQIKGADLAGTIARHPMHALGGFFARPRPFLAGDFVTTDSGTGLVHMSPDHGEDDFDLCKANGLDPVFAVEGDGKYRADWGWLGGQGSVINPKFNAPDGPICTDLREAGALLAASADYKHSYPHSWRSKAKVIYRCTPQWFVPMDKVMTHIEPKAPREQRWESEGGAINPHEEDLCDAPTLRQAAMHAIERTRFVPEKGRNRIGSMVKDRPDWVLSRQRAWGVPITLFVDRKTGQYLNDPIVNDRIVAAVREGGVDAWSDARAQEYLGDAYNAADYERITDILDVWFDSGCTHAFVLESGKWPALVRHDGGTHSADLYLEGSDQHRGWFQSSLLESCGTRGQAPYKAVLTHGFTMDAKGFKMSKSLGNTISPIDLMRDYGADILRLWALSVDFTEDHRIGKEILTGVADQYRKLRNTFRYLLGALDGFSEEERVTDVAAMPELERYMLSLLADLDAKMAQAVDDFDYNTYTRLLADFCNEDLSAFYFDIRKDVLYCDLGPAAPLGTDTRRAYRSVLDVLFHALVRYAAPVLVFTSEEVWGTRYPDAGSVHLLEWPVLPDLSTLRHPRESGDPESASADATLGSRFRGNDELKEKWARVRKIRERAMLSIEEKRRAKILGSSLEAEVVIASAHESDLEILGSIPIDEIFIVSKVTVEPMPENMIQALPDTGWRVEKTENHKCGRCWRHLPEVEADGSLCNRCDTVLTAA, from the coding sequence ATGACCGATACGCCCGCAACCGAGCAGCGCGACTACCGCGACACCGTATTCCTGCCCAAGACCGACTTTCCGATGAAGGCCGGCCTGCCGCAGAAGGAACCGCTGATTCTGGCGAAATGGCTCGAAGCCAATCTCGAGGGCCAGATTCGCAAAGCCCGTAGGGGCCGCGACCAGTTCATCCTCCACGACGGCCCGCCCTATGCCAATGGCGACATGCACATCGGCCATGCGCTCAACCATATCCTCAAGGACATGGTCGTCCGCACCCAGACGCTGAAGGGCAAGGATGCTCCTTATGTGCCCGGCTGGGATTGCCACGGCCTGCCGATCGAGTGGAAGGTCGAGGAGCAATATCGCAAGAAAAAGCTCAACAAGGACGAGGTTCCGGTCGAGGAATTCCGCGCCGAATGCCGCGCCTATGCGCAGCATTGGGTCGACACCCAAAGGGAACAACTGAAGCGCCTCGGCATCGGCGGCGACTGGGACCATCCCTATCTCACGATGGATTATGCGGCCGAGGCCACCATCGTGCGCGAACTGCTCAAATTCGCCGCGAACGACATGCTCTATCGCGGCGCCAAGCCGGTGATGTGGTCGCCGGTCGAAAAGACCGCGCTCGCCGAGGCCGAGATCGAATATGAGGATATCGTCTCGACGCAGATCGATGTGGCGTTCGAGATCGTCGAAAGCCCGATCGCCGAGTTGGTCGGCGCGCATGCGGTGATCTGGACGACCACGCCGTGGACGATCCCGGTCAACCAGGCCTTGGCCTATGGGCCGGACGTTTATTATCATCTGGTCGAAGATGCGGAGGATGGTTCGAAATTCCTGATCGCATTTGACTTGTTTGAGAGCTTTCGCGCTCGAACCGGCCGTGATCTCCGTATTCTTTCCCGCGATAGCAGCGGAGACGTCGCAGACGACTTGCGCGATATCACCAAGAAACAGATCAAAGGCGCCGACCTCGCCGGCACCATCGCCCGCCACCCGATGCACGCGCTCGGCGGCTTCTTTGCGCGCCCGCGGCCCTTCCTCGCGGGCGATTTCGTCACCACCGACAGCGGCACCGGGCTCGTCCATATGTCGCCCGATCACGGCGAGGACGACTTCGACCTGTGCAAGGCGAACGGGCTCGACCCCGTCTTCGCGGTCGAGGGCGACGGCAAGTACCGCGCGGACTGGGGCTGGCTCGGCGGTCAGGGATCGGTGATCAACCCGAAGTTCAACGCCCCCGACGGCCCGATCTGCACCGACCTCCGCGAAGCCGGCGCGCTCCTCGCCGCGAGCGCCGATTACAAGCACAGCTATCCGCACAGCTGGCGCTCGAAAGCCAAGGTCATCTATCGCTGCACCCCGCAATGGTTCGTGCCGATGGACAAGGTGATGACGCATATCGAGCCCAAGGCGCCGCGCGAGCAGCGCTGGGAATCCGAAGGCGGCGCGATCAACCCGCATGAGGAGGATCTCTGCGACGCGCCGACCTTGCGGCAGGCCGCGATGCACGCGATCGAGCGCACGCGCTTCGTCCCCGAAAAGGGCCGCAACCGCATCGGCAGCATGGTCAAGGACCGCCCCGACTGGGTGCTCAGCCGCCAGCGCGCGTGGGGCGTACCGATCACGCTGTTCGTCGACCGCAAGACCGGGCAATATCTCAACGACCCGATCGTCAACGACCGCATCGTCGCGGCGGTGCGCGAGGGTGGCGTCGATGCATGGTCGGACGCGCGCGCGCAGGAATATCTCGGCGACGCGTACAACGCCGCCGATTACGAGCGCATCACCGACATTCTCGACGTCTGGTTCGATTCGGGCTGCACCCACGCTTTCGTGCTCGAAAGCGGCAAATGGCCCGCGCTCGTCCGCCACGACGGCGGCACCCACAGCGCCGACCTCTATCTCGAGGGCAGCGACCAGCATCGCGGCTGGTTCCAGTCGTCGCTGCTCGAAAGCTGCGGCACGCGCGGACAGGCGCCGTACAAGGCGGTGCTGACCCACGGCTTCACGATGGACGCCAAGGGCTTCAAAATGTCCAAGTCCTTGGGCAACACGATCAGCCCGATCGACCTGATGCGCGACTATGGCGCCGACATCCTCCGCCTGTGGGCGCTGTCGGTCGACTTCACCGAGGACCATCGCATCGGCAAGGAGATCCTGACCGGGGTCGCCGACCAGTATCGCAAGCTGCGCAACACCTTCCGCTATCTGCTCGGCGCGCTCGACGGGTTCAGCGAAGAGGAACGCGTCACCGACGTTGCGGCGATGCCCGAGCTCGAACGCTATATGCTCTCGCTGCTCGCCGACCTCGACGCGAAGATGGCGCAGGCGGTCGATGACTTCGACTATAACACATACACGCGCTTGCTCGCCGATTTCTGCAACGAGGATCTGTCGGCCTTCTATTTCGACATCCGCAAGGACGTCCTCTACTGCGACCTCGGCCCCGCCGCGCCGCTCGGCACCGATACGCGCCGCGCCTACCGCAGCGTGCTCGACGTGCTGTTCCACGCGCTGGTGCGCTATGCGGCGCCGGTGCTGGTGTTCACCAGTGAGGAAGTGTGGGGGACGCGCTATCCCGATGCGGGCAGCGTGCATTTGCTGGAGTGGCCCGTGCTGCCCGACCTCTCCACCCTTCGTCATCCCCGCGAAAGCGGGGACCCAGAGTCTGCGTCGGCTGACGCCACACTGGGTTCCCGCTTTCGCGGGAATGACGAGTTGAAGGAGAAGTGGGCGCGTGTCCGTAAGATTCGTGAACGCGCTATGCTATCCATTGAGGAGAAGCGGCGCGCTAAGATTCTGGGTTCCAGCCTAGAGGCGGAAGTCGTTATTGCTTCGGCGCATGAATCAGACTTGGAAATTCTTGGATCGATTCCGATCGACGAAATTTTCATTGTCTCGAAAGTCACCGTTGAGCCCATGCCGGAAAATATGATCCAAGCGTTACCCGACACCGGATGGCGCGTGGAGAAAACCGAAAACCACAAATGCGGCCGCTGCTGGCGCCACCTGCCCGAAGTCGAGGCCGACGGCAGCTTGTGCAATCGCTGCGACACGGTATTGACCGCGGCATGA
- a CDS encoding dipeptidase produces MRRWIIAILLIVALAALAFFALAPGMIERGTNQIDGKPLPQVSARAQALHKTLTIVDLHSDTLLWKRSILDRAERGHMDLPRLEDGNVALQVLASTTKSPKGQNYDANSGDTDNITSLVIAQLQPVRTWNSLLERSLWHAEKLHRAVAASEGQLRAVAAPADVDALLAARRGKAAPNGTATTTEERIAEYRATSSRPVGAMLSIEGLHVLEGKLANLDKLYAAGFRMAGLTHFFDNDLAGSMHGLKKGGLTPLGRQVVETMEAKGMIVDIAHCSAACVADILKMARRPVVSSHGGVQATCKVNRNLSDEQIRGLAATGGLIGIGYWDAAVCDTAPASIAKAMKHVRDLVGIEHVALGSDYDGATTVRFDTSKLVQVTQALIDAGFSDDEIRAVMGGNAVRVLKAGLVPLTPPAP; encoded by the coding sequence ATGCGCCGCTGGATCATCGCCATCCTGCTCATCGTCGCTCTCGCCGCGCTCGCCTTTTTTGCGCTCGCTCCGGGCATGATCGAACGCGGAACGAATCAGATCGACGGCAAGCCGCTGCCGCAGGTCAGCGCACGCGCACAAGCGCTGCACAAGACGCTGACGATCGTCGACCTGCACAGCGATACGTTGCTGTGGAAACGCAGCATCCTCGACCGCGCCGAGCGCGGCCATATGGACCTGCCGCGGCTCGAAGACGGCAACGTCGCGCTGCAGGTACTCGCCAGCACGACCAAGTCGCCCAAGGGACAGAATTACGACGCCAATAGCGGCGACACCGACAATATCACCAGCCTCGTGATCGCGCAGCTCCAGCCGGTGCGGACGTGGAATTCGCTGCTCGAACGCTCGCTCTGGCACGCCGAGAAGCTCCATCGCGCCGTTGCCGCGTCGGAAGGCCAACTTCGCGCCGTCGCCGCGCCCGCCGATGTCGATGCGCTGCTTGCCGCGCGCCGCGGCAAGGCGGCGCCGAACGGCACCGCGACGACGACGGAGGAACGAATTGCAGAATATCGTGCAACCTCGTCGCGACCAGTCGGCGCGATGCTCAGCATCGAGGGGCTGCACGTCCTCGAAGGCAAGCTCGCCAACCTCGACAAGCTCTACGCCGCGGGCTTCCGCATGGCGGGGCTCACCCATTTTTTCGACAATGATCTGGCGGGCTCGATGCACGGCCTCAAGAAAGGCGGGCTGACGCCGCTCGGACGGCAGGTAGTCGAAACGATGGAAGCGAAGGGGATGATCGTCGATATCGCGCATTGTTCGGCCGCCTGCGTCGCCGACATTCTGAAAATGGCGCGCCGCCCGGTCGTCTCCAGCCACGGCGGCGTGCAGGCGACGTGCAAGGTCAACCGCAACCTCAGCGATGAGCAGATCCGCGGGCTGGCCGCGACCGGCGGGCTGATCGGCATCGGATACTGGGACGCCGCGGTCTGCGACACCGCGCCCGCGAGCATCGCCAAGGCGATGAAGCATGTCCGCGACCTCGTCGGCATCGAGCATGTCGCGCTCGGCAGCGATTATGACGGCGCCACCACGGTGCGCTTCGATACGTCGAAGCTTGTGCAGGTGACGCAGGCGCTGATCGACGCGGGTTTTTCCGACGACGAGATTCGGGCCGTCATGGGCGGCAACGCGGTCCGCGTGCTGAAAGCGGGGCTCGTGCCGCTCACCCCGCCCGCCCCATGA
- a CDS encoding bifunctional riboflavin kinase/FAD synthetase has product MIRLDGHQRIEGDLRGGVIALGNFDGFHAGHQAVVGRAVRHAKDEGRPAIVATFDPHPVRFFKPDVPPFRLTTLDQRQELFAAAGADAMLVLPFDAALAGTSAEDFITGLLLDRYGAAGVVTGADFVFGKGRGGNVVTLADHARRLGFFTEMVAPVEDEAVISSSRIREALQAGDCATATRLLTRPFTVRGIVQHGDKNGRLLGFPTANIEMGQYLRPRYGIYAVTGKLSDGRMLKGAANLGIRPSFDPPKELLEPHFFDFAEDLYGQEIDVAFHAFIRPEAKYDSMDALMGQIAADCDAAKMFLADL; this is encoded by the coding sequence ATGATCCGCCTCGACGGCCACCAGCGCATCGAAGGCGATTTGCGCGGCGGGGTGATCGCGCTTGGCAATTTCGACGGCTTCCATGCCGGGCATCAGGCGGTCGTCGGCCGCGCGGTGCGCCATGCGAAGGATGAGGGGCGCCCGGCGATCGTCGCGACCTTCGACCCGCATCCGGTGCGCTTCTTCAAGCCCGACGTGCCGCCCTTCCGCCTCACCACGCTCGACCAGCGGCAGGAGTTGTTCGCCGCCGCGGGCGCCGATGCGATGCTCGTGCTTCCGTTCGACGCCGCGCTCGCGGGCACGAGCGCCGAGGATTTCATCACGGGGCTGCTGCTCGATCGCTATGGCGCCGCGGGGGTCGTCACCGGCGCCGACTTCGTCTTCGGCAAGGGGCGCGGCGGCAATGTCGTCACGCTCGCCGACCATGCGCGCCGCCTCGGTTTCTTCACCGAAATGGTCGCGCCGGTCGAAGACGAGGCGGTGATCTCGTCGAGCCGCATCCGCGAGGCGCTGCAAGCGGGCGACTGCGCAACCGCGACGCGTCTGCTCACGCGTCCCTTCACGGTGCGCGGCATCGTCCAGCACGGCGACAAGAATGGCCGCCTGCTCGGTTTCCCGACCGCGAATATCGAAATGGGGCAATATCTGCGCCCGCGCTACGGCATTTACGCCGTCACCGGAAAACTCTCCGACGGGCGCATGCTGAAGGGCGCCGCCAACCTTGGCATCCGTCCCAGCTTCGATCCGCCGAAGGAATTGCTCGAACCGCATTTCTTTGATTTCGCCGAAGACCTCTACGGGCAGGAAATCGACGTCGCCTTCCACGCCTTTATCCGGCCGGAAGCGAAGTATGACAGCATGGATGCGCTGATGGGGCAGATCGCGGCGGATTGCGACGCGGCGAAAATGTTTCTCGCCGACTTATAA